A single genomic interval of Salinarchaeum sp. IM2453 harbors:
- a CDS encoding alpha/beta hydrolase, protein MSSEVPLAYRSRSPSSSVNGSAPAVIFLHGRGADETDLLPIAKQLPDYMHIFSVRGPIDFEDGYAWYNLSVDQGGLHNSQPDTDSFRTSSYRLAKFIDYISSKYPIDSSKIGLFGFSQGGTLAIGTAIEAPDRVNWVVALNSYLPDVHQSVSKLANARSVSMFLAAGELDVVIPEERTERASNRLRDVGVDVTYKTYTVGHGATDAEIQDTVRWIQQQV, encoded by the coding sequence ATGTCTTCAGAGGTCCCACTTGCTTATCGCAGCCGCTCGCCCTCCTCTTCTGTAAATGGATCAGCCCCCGCGGTGATCTTTTTACACGGCCGGGGAGCAGATGAAACCGACCTCCTACCAATCGCAAAACAACTTCCAGACTACATGCATATCTTCAGCGTCAGAGGTCCAATTGACTTCGAAGATGGATATGCATGGTACAATCTTTCCGTCGACCAAGGTGGCCTGCATAACAGTCAGCCTGATACGGATAGCTTCCGCACCAGTAGTTACCGACTTGCAAAATTCATCGACTATATCTCTTCCAAGTATCCAATCGACTCCAGCAAGATCGGGTTGTTTGGATTTAGCCAAGGCGGAACACTTGCAATCGGCACTGCCATCGAAGCCCCAGACAGAGTTAACTGGGTTGTTGCTCTTAATTCATATCTTCCAGATGTCCATCAGTCTGTCTCAAAATTAGCTAATGCCCGCAGTGTCTCAATGTTTCTTGCCGCTGGCGAGCTTGATGTGGTGATCCCAGAAGAGCGAACAGAGCGTGCCAGTAATCGGCTCCGTGACGTCGGCGTTGACGTTACCTACAAGACGTACACTGTCGGACATGGAGCTACCGACGCTGAAATTCAAGACACAGTACGCTGGATACAACAACAAGTATAG